A region of the Chryseobacterium cucumeris genome:
AAAAATGAAAACTATTTTCTGAATGTTCTTAATAACCAGTCTTCCAAAATCGATTTCGGGAAAAAAGCCCTTATTCAGTGGGATAAAAACGGAATCTATGCTCAGGAAGGAGATAAAATCTATCTTTCTAAAGATGCCGGAAAAACCTGGACAGAATTTTATACCATTGGTGAAGCAGATAATATCGTAATTTCTCCTGACGGAAAGAAAATTGCTTTCAGCAAGCAGGTATTGGTAGAAAAAGTAATGGGGAAAGATAAATTCAGCGATACTCCTAAAACAACGGCTCAGGTATACACAGACCTGAATCACAGACACTGGGATTATTTCAATGAAGGAAAATATAACCATGTATTTGTAGTGAATACAGCCGATAAAGTAGAAGGAGCGAAAGATCTTCTGGAAGGAAAAACCTGGGATTCTCCGCAAAGACCTTTCGGTGGTGCTGAAGATTTTATCTGGAGCCCGGATTCTGCACAGCTTTTATATGTTACCAAACCTAAAAGTGGTAAAGAATATGCTACAAGTACCAATACCGATATCTTTGCTTATGATCTGGCATCAGGTACTACCAAAAACCTTACAGAATCCAACAAAGGATATGATGTAAACCCAAAATTCAGCCCGGACGGAAAATCTCTGATCTGGCAGAGTATGGCCAGAGATGGATATGAAGCAGATAAAAATGATGTGAAAATCCTGGATTGGAAGTCAGGGAAGACCACTAACCTTACCTCAGGCTGGGATGAAAGTGTTTCAGGAGACGTTCTTTGGGGAGCAGATTCAAAAACGATCTACTTCACAGCGGCATTCAGAGGTACAAAACAGCTTTTCTCGCTGGATTCAAAATCAGCAAAAGTACAGCAAATCACTAAAGGAGATTTTGACGTAAACGAAATCTTTACAGACAATAAAACTTCACTTTTAGTAGGAAGAACAGACGTAAACCATGCTACAGAATTATTCTCTGTAAACGTTAAGAATGGAGAAATGAAGCAGGTAACTGAAGCGAACAAGGAAACTTATGCTAAGCTGGCTCAGGGGAAATCTGAACTTAAAATGGTGAAAACTTCAGATGGTAAAGAAATGGGAGTTTGGTTCCACTATCCACCGAACTTTGACCCGAACAAAAAATATCCGACTCTGGTATATTGCCAGGGAGGCCCACAGTCTGCACTTACTCAGTATTTCAGTGTAAGATGGAACTTTGCTTTAATGACAGCTAATGATTATATCGTGGTAGCTCCGAATAGAAGAGGTATGCCGGGCTGGGGAACAAAATGGAATGAAGAAATTTCAAAAGACTGGGGCGGACAGCCAATGAGAGATTATCTGGCAGCCACAGATTTTGCGAAAACTTTACCATATGTGGACGGTGACAGGGTAGCAGCTGTAGGAGCTAGTTACGGAGGATACAGTGTATTTATGCTGGCCGGAATCCATGAGAACAGATTCAAAACATTTATAGCTCATGATGGTTTATTTGATATGAAATCATGGTATCTGACTACCGAAGAACTATGGTTTGCCAACTGGGATCTTGGTTCTCCATGGGAAAAACCACTTCCAAAAGCGTACACAGAATTCAATCCAAGCAATTTTGTAGAAAAATGGAACAAACCTATTATGATTGTTCAGGGAGGAATCGATTTCCGTGTTCCCTACGAGCAGGGTCAGGAAGCTTTCCAGGCTGCAAAATTAAGAGGATTAAAATCTAAACTGGTGTACTTCCCGAACGAAAACCACTGGGTACTTCATCCACAAAACGGATTGGTATGGCAGAGAGAATTCTTTGACTGGCTGAAGGAAACTTTGTAGACAAACAATATAAAATATCAATAGAAACGGGCTTTAGCCCGTTTTTTTAATTAAAAAAACAATGACTTTAGCCAAAACCTCAATAACTTCCTTCTTCAGGCTCCCGGTTTCCTGCCTAATTAAAATAAATTAAATCTTTATATTTGAATATGCAAAAGCGTATTTCTTCATTTCCACCCATTATTGACGCTCAGTCTGAAATTCTGATTTTAGGATCAATTCCCGGAGTGAAATCACTGGAAAAACAGCAGTATTATGCCCATCCGCAAAATAAATTCTGGAAAATCATTTTTGAATTGCTGAACGAACAATTTACTGATGATTACACACAAAGAATTGAAACGATAAAGAAACATCATATTGCCCTGTGGGATGTCATTGATTCCTGCGAGAGAAAAGGAAGTCTGGATTCTGAAATCAGGAATGAAGAAGCCAATCAGATTGCAGAACTGTTAGAAGAACATCCGAACATCCAAGCTATTTTCTGCAACGGCGGAAAGTCATACAAGAACTTACAGAAACTGCTCGGGAAAGATTATAAGCTGCCCGTTTTTTTATTGCCTTCTACCAGCCCGCTTCATACGGTTTCTTTTGAAAAGAAGCTGGAAGAGTGGAAAAGAATTTTGGAATTTTTGGGTGATTAGGAGTTCTGGAATTCGAGGTGCGGGATTCGGGATATTGACTGGGAGAGTTTGAGAGTTTGGGAATGAGAGGGTTTGAGAGGGAGAAGATAAAGCTAGATTCTTACGGAATGGACAACTGGGACGCTTTATTTATCCGTACACTTTGTCTTTCAGTAGGAATCTATATACTTTATAAACCCAGCCCTCAAACCCTCAAACTCTCCGACTCTCCACCAGCTCCCAGATATTCTCTCAATCCTTTCAACAGTTCCAATTGATTTTTAGTTCTGTCCAGATTGTGTTCAGGATGCGCGATAGAATAATAGGTACTCCCATTCAGATAATCGGTTAAGAAACGAAGTTCCTGAATATAAATGGCGACCTGTGCTGCATAATCGAGATTCTCAGTTTCCAGCGGTGTCAGTTTTTCTTTTAAATGAAATAAAAATCCTTCTTTTACGACTTTATACATTTCAGGGTTGAAATTATCTATGGCACTTCCATCATCTTCCTGGGTGGTATTGGTATACGACTGGATCATCGTTCCAAAATCATATAAAATGGTAGAAATCATTATGGTATCCAGATCAATCACAGCCAGCGGCTTATGATTCTGATCAAAGAGAATATTACTGATCTTTACATCTGCATGAATAATTCTTTTTGGGATCTGATTGTTTTTCTCCATTTCAATCCATCGGTCCGGCAAGGATAAAAGCTGGTTGGTGATTTCAATTTCAGCCCGGGCATTTTCTTTTAAATGAGGATCTGCATTTTTGAGTGAGTTTTTATAATCTGCAACCCTCTTCTCAAAATTGAGGAAATTGGGAAGAGAATCTTCAATGGCAGCCAGTCTTTCAGTATTTACCGTATTGAGAAAATAACTGAAGGTTTTAGCAGCATCAAAAGCCGTCTGCAAAGAGGGAGCAGTAAGGAATGTTGTACTGTTTTCTATAAAATTGAGCATACGCCATGGCTGGCCATTTTTATCTTTTACCAGAATTTTACCGGTAAGAGAAGGAACAGGTTCTATAATTTCAAATTGATAATGATTTGACCTGAGCACTTCATTGATCATTAAATGGTTATTAACGACCACTTCCGGCTGTTTAAAAACATGATTGTTGATTTTCTGCAGAATAAACTTTTTCCCCTGACCTTTATCCTCCAGAAGATAGGTGGTATTGATCAACCCGTCAGTAATAGGAGTAAGGTCATAACTATCCGTACCGATAAATTCAGCAACAATATCATTTAGCTCCATAGATTTTCCGGGTATCTGTTGTTTTTAATCTCTGAAATCAGAAAATCTTTAACTTCCTTTTTATCATCAGCATATGTAACTCCCATCCATGGGGAAGGAGATACTTTCACCTTTACCTTTACTCTGTTTTCATCCATCATTCTTTGTACTGCAGAAGGAATATAAAATTCCTGATCAGGCAGTGGATCAGATTCTATGAAATCATAAAAATAGGTGTCCAGATAACAGAAAATGTGAGGGTGGAAAATAAAAAAATTCATGGATACCAGGGTGTCAGGATCCAGTTGTATACTTTCTCCGTTTTCAATGTAAACAATTGAGTTATTTATTCTTTGAATGGATGTTTGTTCCACTACTTTGATCAGGTAGTTTTCAGCATCCAGCGTACATATTCCTCTGGCTACAGTACCATTTCCACTCAATGTTGTACCCACAGGATAAGCAATCATCCCTAATTGTGTATCTGATATATGATGATGGTTAATTTCATGTGCAGCGAGCTGATACACTTCTTTTCCGTAGAAATCATCCGCGTTAATCATCACAAAAGGTTCCTGTATTGAATATTTGGCGCAAAGTACGGCATGAGCGGTTCCCCATGGCTTATTACGATCGGGATAATCAAAACCTTCCAGTGAAATAGGAATGCTGTCTATCTCCTGATATACCCAAAGCAATTCAAAATTTTTAGCTTTTGAAATGCCGTTGAGCCTTTCAATATAACTTTCAGGAATCAGTTTGTTGACAATAATAACTACTTTTTGGAAACCGGCTTCCAGTGCATCAAAGATGGAATACTCAAGAATTGGCGAGCCGTTATCGAGTATTCCGTCTACCTGTTTAAGCCCCTTGTATCTGCTTCCTAATCCGCCTGCCAGTATAAGTAATGTTTTCTTAGAACTCATCGGTCATTCCAAATACAGGTTTACGGGTTTTCCATTTTCCATTGGTGAAATCAGGAATATCAACTACCTGACCTCCTTTGGCAATAGACTCTTCGCTTAATGGTGTAATTGAATACCACAATGCAAGATCATACACATCCATCGGGAACTCTATATTCCGTTTGATACATTCAATAAAAGTATTCATTACAAAGAAATCCATTCCGCCATGTCCTGCGCCTGCAGCAGTAGCTTCAAACTTTTTCCACATCGGATGATCGTGTTCTTTCATCCATTTTTCAGTATTGTCCCAACGGTGGGTATGGTTCATGGTTTTTTCAAAATAAATATGTCCCTGGTTGAAATCTCCCCATCCGAAATCCTGCCACAATCCTTCAGTTCCCTGAACTCTGAAACCAAGATCATAAGGTCTTTGTAAACTTGTATCATGAGTAAGAAGAATGGTTTCTCCATTGGCACAGGCAATCTGAGTGGTTACAATATCTCCCTGGTTGAATTTTACTTTGGCATTAGGATGGTTTTCTCCCCCTTTGGGATGCTCAACAATATATTTATGAAGCCCTACAGATTTTGAAGAGAATGAAGAAAGCCTTGTTAAACGGTTCCCTCTGTTGATATCCATCATCATTGCAACCGGACCTAATCCATGAGTAGGATAAAGCTCGCCGTTACGCTTTACATAATGTTCGGTTCTCCATTTTGCCTCACTGAAGCCTTTTTCTCCAAACTCAGCACCGGAATTGTATGGATTAACCCCGTCATTGAAAAGAACACCTCTCAGATCATGCTGATAACCGCCTCTTCCATGTACCAGTTCTCCGAACATTCCTTTACGGACCATATTCAGGATGGCCATAATATCTCTTCGATAGCATACATTTTCCATCATAAAGATAGGAACTTTCGTTTCCTCATATACCTTTACAAATTCCCAGCAGTCCTGAAGCTTTATCGCTCCGGAAACTTCCATGCCTACAATCTTTTTAGCGCGCATGGCTTCCACACCCTGGGTAAGATGCCATTCCCATGGAGTAGCGATCACAACAGCATCTATCGTTTTTAATTTTAAAAGATTCCTATAATCATATTCCCCGTTGGAAAACTCCTGGGCAGCCGGTTTATTGTTGTCTTTTAAGATTTTTTGAGATGCGGCAAGCATCCTTTTTTCCGGATCTGCAAACGCCACAATTTCCACATCATTACGTTTTGCTAGTAATTTTACATGCTCCTGGCCACGAAGACCTACACCGATAAAACCGACGCGGACTTTTTTATCTGTTTTAAAATCATTGGAATAAGCAAATAAAGAATTGGGTAAAACCAATGCCCCAAAGCTTGCCAAAGCTGCAGTCTTAAGAAAGGTTCTGCGGGAGTTACTATTGTTCATCTATATATTTTTTTTAAATATATTAAAACTTTTGTAAATCCCGGTAAGGTGATAGATAATTAGAGAATGAAGTGATGAAGGTGGTTTGTAAGAATTTGAGGCTTATTGGATTTTAAAATTGAACAGTTTTGTAGTTATTAAAATATAGATTATTAATTTTCACTTTTTTATTGGTTTTGCTCATTTATATTTTTTTAAAAATATTTGTTATATACGTGAAAATTTATTGATTGATCCAGTCTTTTCTTAATGCAATTTGTTTTGAATCAGGGTTGGAGTCATGAGTTACTTTTCCAGTGGCTTCATCATAACTAAAACTTGCTTTTTCCAGATATTCTTTTAAAGGAATGGGATGGCTGCCCTCAATATAGTCTCTGAAAAATGTTCGTATTTCAGAATAAGTCATTTTTGTAATCTCATCAAAAAGTTCATTATCATTAAAGTATGTACACTAAATCTCTTCACAATTTGTCTCTTTTATTTTTCCATATAATATACCTCCTCATAAGGCTGAATCAGTACCCATCCATGTCCTGAAAATTTCATCTGAAACTCTTCGCCGCTTCCTCTGCCGATAAGACTTTTGAAAGAAACATTCGTTTTCAGTTCCGGGCTTAGGTTTCCGGACCATGCCACAGTAGCATTCGGATCTGTAAATACAGGTGTATCAGGAGTTACAAGTAAAGTTAAAGGATCTCCGTGAGTTGTAATAGCAATATGGCCCGTTCCTGAAAGTTTTGCCTGGAAAAGACCTCCGGACATCATTCCAGCAATGCTTTTCAGCATAGTAATATCACTTTTTACGCTTTGTTCGTGGGCAAGGATATCATTTCCGTTTACACAAACAGATTCATTGTTCAGATACAGAATACGGACTTTCTTCCCGGAATCTGCAACATATAGTTTTCCGGTTCCTTCTGCTTTCATCAGCCTGGCTCCTTCACCGCTGATAGCTTTCTTTAAAAGATTTCCAATTCCTCCGGACAGCATTCCCTGTCTTTCAAAATTGATATTTCCCACATAGCTTACCATGCTTCCTCTTTTCGTCCATACTGCCTGATTGTTAAGGTTGATTTCCAGAAGATGTTTCGTTTCCAGTTCAAAATAATCTCTTTGCTGCGGATTTTCTTTGGTTTCGTTGATAAATGCTTCAATTGAATATTTACTCATAATGATATTTTTTAATTGGCTGTTTTTAGAGTGTTATTACTTTAGTTTGTCGAGTTTATACTCCCTTTTGTTACTTTTAGGATTCAGATCTACAAATTCATACGCTTCAAAATGGGCAAGTCTGGTTTTGAACATCTCAGTTGCCTTTTCCAGTGACCAGGTTTTAGGGTAATGAAAACCTTCAAATTCTGTATTGAAAATTTCCGCTTTGAAATCATGTGAAAACTCATAATCGCCTGCGTAGGTCAATGCTATTTTGCCTGTCCATATAATATCATACCGGTGATTCTCTTTTTTTGAAAACCGGATCTGATGTCCGGCACAGCTGTCATGCCCCAGCAGGTAGATGTTGAAAGCAAGATCATCATCATCAGAATGTTGTTCAGACGGAAGATCATTACTGAAAAGATCATTTTGAACAACAGCATCGAAATCTAATTTTTCATCAAGGTTATTAATTCTGATTCCTCTCTGTTCACCCCAATAGTTGGACGAGAGTGTACAGGCATGATAGTTTCTCCATACGATTTTGGAGTCCCAGTCGGACAGATCTTCGTCGTCGTCTTCCCCGTTTTCATCGTCATTGGCGTAATAATTTTCAGTTTTTAAATGAAAATCAAACCAGATAAATCCAGATTCATCAATTCTTCCACTCCAGCTAAAGGTTTCAATTTTGTGGCCATTAGGATACGGATTATCAATGAAGTATATTTTACTTACAGGTTCCATATTGAATTTTAATTTTTCCAAAAATACTCTTTTTATGTCTTGAAACTCCCCGTAAAATCACGGTTTTATATTTGATTGTAAATAATACTTGACAAAGGGGTGTTCAATGTCGTATATTTGCACTCCGAAAATTACACCTTGTAATTTCAATAATTTTTAAACCGTAATTTAAAAAATGAAAACATCAGATTTTAATTTTGATCTTCCTGCGGAATTATTAGCAGAACACCCATCAGAGCACAGAGACGAAGCGAGATTAATGGTACTTGATAGAAAAACACAGACTATCGAGCACAAATTATTCAAGGATGTTGTGGATTATTTTGATGAAGAAGATTTGTTCATCTTCAACAATACAAAAGTTTTCCCTGCACGTCTTTACGGAAATAAAGAAAAAACAGGTGCTAAAATTGAAGTTTTCTTATTAAGAGAGCTTGATAAAGAAACCAGAGTTTGGGATGTTTTGGTAGATCCTGCAAGAAAAATCAGAATTGGTAACAAATTATTCTTCACTGAAGATGAGTCTTTGGTAGCTGAGGTTATTGATAACACAACTTCAAGAGGAAGAACATTAAGATTCTTATTCGACGGATCTTACGACGAATTCAGAACAAAACTAAAAGAATTGGGAGAAACTCCACTTCCAAAATATATCAAAAGAGCTGTAGAACCTGAAGATGCAGAAAGATATCAGACAATCTATGCAAAAGTAGAAGGAGCAGTAGCTGCCCCTACAGCAGGTCTTCACTTCTCTAAGCATTTGATGAAGAGATTGGAGATCAAAGGGATCAATTTTGCTGAAGTTACCCTTCACGTGGGATTGGGAACATTCAACCCGATTGAGGTAGAAGATCTTTCCAAACATAAAATGGAGTCTGAAGAAATCATTATCGATGAGAAAAATGCTGCCATCATTAACAAAGCGGTAGAATCTCACAGAAGAGTATGTGCAGTAGGTACTACTACCATGAGAGCATTGGAAACTTCTGTTTCTTCAAACAAAAAAATCTCTGCTTTCAACGGATGGACAAACAAATTCATTTATCCTCCTCACGATTTCGGAGTAGCGAACTCAATGATTACGAACTTCCACACACCGAAGTCTACTTTAATCATGATGATTGCTGCATTTGCCGGAAGAGATTTTGTAATGCATGCTTATGAAGAAGCCGTAAAAGAAAAGTATAAATTCTATTCTTACGGTGATGCAATGTTAATTCTATAAAAAAGATAATAGGTAAAAGGTTGCAGGTAATAGTATCTGCAACCTGCCACCTAAAATCTACAACCTTACAATGAAAGATATCCGTACATTATCACTAGACCAGCTTAAAGAATACTTTGTGTCTTTAGGAGAAAAGCCGTTTCGTGCGAAACAGGTCTATGACTGGCTATGGAGTAAAAACCTCCATTCGATTGACGAAATGACGAATCTTTCAAAATCACTTCGTGAGAGAATTTCGGAAGAATATACCATTAATCCTGTTTCCGTAGACCTTCTTCAAAAAAGCTCTGACGGAACCATCAAAAACGGAGTGAAACTTCATGACGGACTGATGGTGGAATCTGTTCTTATTCCTACAGAAACAAGAACAACAGCCTGTGTATCTTCGCAGGTAGGATGCTCATTAAACTGCGAATTCTGTGCTACAGCAAGACTGAAAAGGATGAGAAACCTTGAAGTTGCTGAAATTGTGGATCAGGTAGCCCTGATTGACAGCCAGAGCAGAATGTATTTCGACAGACCGCTTTCCAATATCGTATTTATGGGAATGGGAGAGCCGATGATGAATTACAAAAACGTAGTGGAAGCCATCAAAAAAATTACCCAGCCGGAAGGATTGGGAATGTCTCCAAGAAGAATTACCGTTTCTACATCCGGTATCCCTAAGATGATCAAAATGCTTGCAGATGATGAACTGCGCGTGAAACTGGCTTTATCCCTTCATTCTGCTATCGAATCCAAGCGCAATGAAATTATGCCTTTCTCTGATAAGTTCCCATTGACGGATATTATGGATGCTCTTCAGTATTGGTATCAAAAAACAGGTTCTGTGATTACTTTTGAATACTGCGTATGGAAAGGAATCAATGACGGCGATGAAGACATTAAAGCTTTAATCAAATACTGCAAACAGGTTCCTTCAAAAGTAAACCTGATTCAATACAATCCGATCGGGGACGGAAAATATGACCAGTGTAACAAGCAGGCAGAAGAAAATTACATCCGTCAGCTTGAAAATGCAGGGATTACTGTAATGGTCAGAAGAAGCCGTGGAGGTGATATTGATGCCGCCTGCGGACAGTTGGCCAACAAAACAACAGATTAAAATTTCCTTAAAAAAAGCCTAAAACTTTCTTAAAAAATAGCTTAAAACCCTACCTTTGCACAAATTATTTTGTGATGATGGATTTTCTTATGAGCGAGGACGGGCTGGAAAATGTGTATGCATGGGCTATCCCATTGCATGCCACTGTTATTTTAGCGGAAATGATTTACAGCCACGTTTCAGAAGCTAAGTTATATAGCGGGAAAGATCTTGCCACCAATGTTTATCTTGCATTGATGAACTTTGGCCTTGACCTTATCATGAAGGCATTTGCTATGGGCGTAATGTTCTTCTTTTACCATCACAGGCTTTTCTCTTGGGACCTTAGCGTATGGTACTTGCTGGCATGTTTTATCATCACAGACTTTGCCTATTATGTGCTGCATTATGTGGACCACCGTTCCAGAGCATTCTGGGCAGTTCATATTACGCATCACAGCTCAGAATATTTTAACCTCACAACAGGATTCAGAAGCCCGGTATTACAGCCGCTTTACAGATATCTATATTTTTCGCCGCTGGCATTTTTAGGATTCAATCCCTGGCATATTATGGTGGCATACGCTATAGGACAAGTGTATGGAACATGGGTGCATACGCAGACTGTGAAGAGTATGGGATTTCTGGAATATATTCTGGTAACGCCTTCTCATCACCGTGTACACCATGCTTGTAACGTAAAATACCTGGATAAAAACATGGGAATGTGTCTCATTATCTGGGATAAAATATTTGGAACCTTCCAAAAAGAAGATCCGAATGTACCCGTGAAATATGGAATCTATCCAAAAATGCCGGATAACAGACCGGATACGGTATTATTTTATGAATGGAGAAAAATCTGGAAAGATCTGAAGCAGCCTGGATTAAAATTTACAGACAGAATCAATTATATCTTTAATTCCCCGGGATGGAGACATGATGGAACAGGAAAAACCGTAAGGCAGTACCAAAAAGAGTATTTTGCAAGACAGGCACAAAAGAAAGAACAACAGCAAAATCAGAAAGAGCAGAAAACGGCTTAACTTCTGATTTAAATCAATAGAAATCTAAGGGAAAAGCGGACTATTTTAGTCCGTTTTTCTATTTTTAGAATGGGCATTTTTCAAAGGCTATACAGTATTTATATTCCGTAGGAATCTCCACTCTTATCTCAAACCCCATCCCGAAACCCGTACCTCGCATCGCATGCAAACGCTTTTAGCTCAAACCCTCCAAGTCTCCAAGTCTCCAAGTCTCTAACTCACAATAAAACCTTATTTTTGTCTTATGAAAAAACTCCTTCTGATTGTTGCACTTTTCGTTGGCCAATCTGCATTTTCCCAGCGGACTGATTTTCTGAAAATAAAAAAATACAGAGTTAATTACCTAGATGATAAAATTCAGGAAACTTCAGGACTGAATATTTTAAACGGAAGATTGTATACATTCAATGACAGTGGAAATCCTGCCGAACTTTTTGAATTGGATAAAAAGAGTGGAGAAATTATCAGGACACTGAAAACCAATTTGATCAATACAGATTGGGAAGCGTTAGCTAATGACGGAGAAAATTTTTATATCGGGGATTTCGGAAACAATACCGGAACAAGAAAAGATCTGATGATTTACAAAGTCCCATACCAACGTCTCAATGAGTCTAATGATATTAAAATTCCCGGCTCGGAAAGAGCCTTTGACGGAACAAAAATTCTGTTTTATTATCCCGAACAGATTGAGTTTATTTCTAAAAACACAAAAAACGATTTCGATGCGGAAGCCATGATTTATCTGAATGGAAAGCTGCATATATTTACCAAAGAGTGGGCTTCAAAAGCAACCTCACATTATATCGTAGATCCGGAAATTTCAGAACTGCAGAAAGCAGAGAAGATAGAAACCTATAAAACAGGTTTCGTGGTTACAGATGCCTCTTATTTTGATAAAAAGCTTTATTTAGTGGGATATACCAGGAAAACGGAGATCTTTTTAGATGTTTTTGCAGAAACGGAACCCGGCATATTTTTTAAAGAAAAACCCAGACATTATTACCTTGGAACTGCGCTTTCATTATCACAAATTGAAGGGATAAGCGCAGATGAAAACGGAATTTATATTTCAGGAGAAAAATTCAGGTCTCCGTTGGGAACTGCAAAACCTTCATTTTATTTTATCCCGAAAGAACAACTCAAAGATTAATTTGCCTTAAAATTGAGCGAAAAAAATTATCTTTGTGAGAATTAATAATTATTCACCCAGCATCGCAGATTGTGGCAAATACAGTAGAAGAGATTAAACGACCGATCAATGATGAAATGAAACTTTTTGAACAGAAGTTTTATGAGTCA
Encoded here:
- a CDS encoding NDP-sugar synthase encodes the protein MSSKKTLLILAGGLGSRYKGLKQVDGILDNGSPILEYSIFDALEAGFQKVVIIVNKLIPESYIERLNGISKAKNFELLWVYQEIDSIPISLEGFDYPDRNKPWGTAHAVLCAKYSIQEPFVMINADDFYGKEVYQLAAHEINHHHISDTQLGMIAYPVGTTLSGNGTVARGICTLDAENYLIKVVEQTSIQRINNSIVYIENGESIQLDPDTLVSMNFFIFHPHIFCYLDTYFYDFIESDPLPDQEFYIPSAVQRMMDENRVKVKVKVSPSPWMGVTYADDKKEVKDFLISEIKNNRYPENLWS
- a CDS encoding AIM24 family protein produces the protein MSKYSIEAFINETKENPQQRDYFELETKHLLEINLNNQAVWTKRGSMVSYVGNINFERQGMLSGGIGNLLKKAISGEGARLMKAEGTGKLYVADSGKKVRILYLNNESVCVNGNDILAHEQSVKSDITMLKSIAGMMSGGLFQAKLSGTGHIAITTHGDPLTLLVTPDTPVFTDPNATVAWSGNLSPELKTNVSFKSLIGRGSGEEFQMKFSGHGWVLIQPYEEVYYMEK
- a CDS encoding phosphotransferase enzyme family protein, which encodes MELNDIVAEFIGTDSYDLTPITDGLINTTYLLEDKGQGKKFILQKINNHVFKQPEVVVNNHLMINEVLRSNHYQFEIIEPVPSLTGKILVKDKNGQPWRMLNFIENSTTFLTAPSLQTAFDAAKTFSYFLNTVNTERLAAIEDSLPNFLNFEKRVADYKNSLKNADPHLKENARAEIEITNQLLSLPDRWIEMEKNNQIPKRIIHADVKISNILFDQNHKPLAVIDLDTIMISTILYDFGTMIQSYTNTTQEDDGSAIDNFNPEMYKVVKEGFLFHLKEKLTPLETENLDYAAQVAIYIQELRFLTDYLNGSTYYSIAHPEHNLDRTKNQLELLKGLREYLGAGGESESLRV
- the rlmN gene encoding 23S rRNA (adenine(2503)-C(2))-methyltransferase RlmN — its product is MKDIRTLSLDQLKEYFVSLGEKPFRAKQVYDWLWSKNLHSIDEMTNLSKSLRERISEEYTINPVSVDLLQKSSDGTIKNGVKLHDGLMVESVLIPTETRTTACVSSQVGCSLNCEFCATARLKRMRNLEVAEIVDQVALIDSQSRMYFDRPLSNIVFMGMGEPMMNYKNVVEAIKKITQPEGLGMSPRRITVSTSGIPKMIKMLADDELRVKLALSLHSAIESKRNEIMPFSDKFPLTDIMDALQYWYQKTGSVITFEYCVWKGINDGDEDIKALIKYCKQVPSKVNLIQYNPIGDGKYDQCNKQAEENYIRQLENAGITVMVRRSRGGDIDAACGQLANKTTD
- a CDS encoding Gfo/Idh/MocA family protein translates to MNNSNSRRTFLKTAALASFGALVLPNSLFAYSNDFKTDKKVRVGFIGVGLRGQEHVKLLAKRNDVEIVAFADPEKRMLAASQKILKDNNKPAAQEFSNGEYDYRNLLKLKTIDAVVIATPWEWHLTQGVEAMRAKKIVGMEVSGAIKLQDCWEFVKVYEETKVPIFMMENVCYRRDIMAILNMVRKGMFGELVHGRGGYQHDLRGVLFNDGVNPYNSGAEFGEKGFSEAKWRTEHYVKRNGELYPTHGLGPVAMMMDINRGNRLTRLSSFSSKSVGLHKYIVEHPKGGENHPNAKVKFNQGDIVTTQIACANGETILLTHDTSLQRPYDLGFRVQGTEGLWQDFGWGDFNQGHIYFEKTMNHTHRWDNTEKWMKEHDHPMWKKFEATAAGAGHGGMDFFVMNTFIECIKRNIEFPMDVYDLALWYSITPLSEESIAKGGQVVDIPDFTNGKWKTRKPVFGMTDEF
- a CDS encoding DNA-deoxyinosine glycosylase, with amino-acid sequence MQKRISSFPPIIDAQSEILILGSIPGVKSLEKQQYYAHPQNKFWKIIFELLNEQFTDDYTQRIETIKKHHIALWDVIDSCERKGSLDSEIRNEEANQIAELLEEHPNIQAIFCNGGKSYKNLQKLLGKDYKLPVFLLPSTSPLHTVSFEKKLEEWKRILEFLGD
- a CDS encoding S9 family peptidase, with the translated sequence MKLKYSLLALAAPLLMNAQQVMTPEILWTLKKVGVQAVSPDQGSLIYKVGQVDLKTEKTKNENYFLNVLNNQSSKIDFGKKALIQWDKNGIYAQEGDKIYLSKDAGKTWTEFYTIGEADNIVISPDGKKIAFSKQVLVEKVMGKDKFSDTPKTTAQVYTDLNHRHWDYFNEGKYNHVFVVNTADKVEGAKDLLEGKTWDSPQRPFGGAEDFIWSPDSAQLLYVTKPKSGKEYATSTNTDIFAYDLASGTTKNLTESNKGYDVNPKFSPDGKSLIWQSMARDGYEADKNDVKILDWKSGKTTNLTSGWDESVSGDVLWGADSKTIYFTAAFRGTKQLFSLDSKSAKVQQITKGDFDVNEIFTDNKTSLLVGRTDVNHATELFSVNVKNGEMKQVTEANKETYAKLAQGKSELKMVKTSDGKEMGVWFHYPPNFDPNKKYPTLVYCQGGPQSALTQYFSVRWNFALMTANDYIVVAPNRRGMPGWGTKWNEEISKDWGGQPMRDYLAATDFAKTLPYVDGDRVAAVGASYGGYSVFMLAGIHENRFKTFIAHDGLFDMKSWYLTTEELWFANWDLGSPWEKPLPKAYTEFNPSNFVEKWNKPIMIVQGGIDFRVPYEQGQEAFQAAKLRGLKSKLVYFPNENHWVLHPQNGLVWQREFFDWLKETL
- the queA gene encoding tRNA preQ1(34) S-adenosylmethionine ribosyltransferase-isomerase QueA, which gives rise to MKTSDFNFDLPAELLAEHPSEHRDEARLMVLDRKTQTIEHKLFKDVVDYFDEEDLFIFNNTKVFPARLYGNKEKTGAKIEVFLLRELDKETRVWDVLVDPARKIRIGNKLFFTEDESLVAEVIDNTTSRGRTLRFLFDGSYDEFRTKLKELGETPLPKYIKRAVEPEDAERYQTIYAKVEGAVAAPTAGLHFSKHLMKRLEIKGINFAEVTLHVGLGTFNPIEVEDLSKHKMESEEIIIDEKNAAIINKAVESHRRVCAVGTTTMRALETSVSSNKKISAFNGWTNKFIYPPHDFGVANSMITNFHTPKSTLIMMIAAFAGRDFVMHAYEEAVKEKYKFYSYGDAMLIL